The Alnus glutinosa chromosome 3, dhAlnGlut1.1, whole genome shotgun sequence nucleotide sequence CTCTAAAACCCTTCAACCAACAGAAGGAATATTTGATTTTGCAAAGTGAGGAAGAGGATGAAGAGGCTGAGGTAGAACAAGACTCGGTGGACGGTGGTGATGGCAGCAACGACAATGTCGAACATGAAGAACTGGACCCATTGATGTTCACAACATATGGACACAATTTTGAGGATTTTGAATCAAATCCTGATCATCATGACAATGTCCCTAGACCTGATGTCATCATGACTGTTGATGGTGTATCTCTAACTCCATTCATGGGGTCTGCGGAACCCAGCGTTCAGTTGGACGAGGAAGGCGagcgaaagaaaaagaaaggagaaagaatAACTCTGGCTGATCTTTTCTTGGCTGATGCAGATGTGAAAGGAAAACTTGATCCTGACAAATCCCTCCCAGATTCGGGTAAAACACCAGTTCTTCGAACCAAGAATGGCCTCTCATTTGCCAAGAAGTTTATTCCTCGTGTTAAAGAGGATTCACGTCCGATCAAAAATCTGCAACGAGTGAgtaatattgttttcttttctccttcccTATAGTCATGATCATCTTTCCTGGTCAATGATTTTCTGTGTGAATTTAGTACTAAATAATTGCTACTTGTTTGTTTTAATGAGGTAGCTAGTCATAAGGTACGTAGTAGTGTATTAATCTGagaggcctctatatataaTAGAATATGCTAATTAAGTTTTGATGAATTGGTTAACCCATTTGTAATGCCATAGCTGGTGAAAAGAATGTTGAAAAGGAAGATCCATCCAGAGTTTGATGTGAAGATGCAGAAATCAGATGGCCAGAAGCCTGGTGCAGTAGGACTTATCACCAATGGCGAACATGGGGCCTCTGACTCGGCTACTCTGCTTTCAACTCAAGGTATTCTTCAatttaacaatttcttttttttttttccactagATTACATTCATAATTTCTTCAATTCAAAAAGGTGACATGGTTGAGAGCAAATAGATGTTAAAGTGTTAGCTAAAAGTGGTAGATTACTAATGGATGCCTAGAGCCTAATCGATCTTTTCAATAGCTTGAAACCCACTGATTGGGACGCTGATGTAAAATATATACTATCACGGCGACATCCCGTAACCtttcggggaaaaaaaaagtaaaatttgacTTATTTCGTTCTTCACGTTCTAAATAGAAacgaggaagaaaaaaaaaaaaaaacattcccGCTTTTTTCAAGTAGAAACTATacttttatctcacaattatcaCTATATCTTGGAAGAAGAATCAattggattatatatatatatatatatacataatatctTTAATTAtcccatttttttatattattattattattatttttttaataaagattgaTAGTTATTGTCATATCAATCCAGTGAAATAGAAGTTGAGTATATACCATTACTCTTTTTAACAAAGACTAATCAAAGAATTAACATCAGCAAAATAGAATagtgaaaaaattaaagttagATATCTAGAATTAGCCTTGCATATTAATTGTGGACAGCTAGATTGAGCAAAATGTGTACACCTGTATGTGTGGCCGTTTCATTTGGTCCTGCATGTTGGGTGGGAAAACCTTTTCACCGCGTACGTGTCAATTATATGAATAGTGAAAGCCCAAAAACTGAGAGAAAAGAATTCCCCTTGTAATTTCACCTTCTATGGCCTTTTGATCCTAAAACTCAAGCCTTTCTTCTTGTACTATTGAAGCTTTATTAACCTGTTCTAGTTGTACGTACTCTAAACGCATGAGAAGGTCAAGGTGGGtagacaaaaaagaagaagccatCCTTACTGTCATTTTCCCTACTGCTATAGGCATCTACTGGTAACGGGTCCCTTCTGCAATGGGAAATAACACTATGCACAATACTCTGAAGATAAATCCAACCAAGAAGGTGTCAATTTAATCACATTGGAATCATTCCTAATCATATATATGCTCATAATAATAGAATGGTGGTTGTAGCTTTTATATAAGGAGCCTGCTATATATGTATCATTGCTTGAGGGCCTCGTAGAAACGAAAccattttatgtgtttctagCGATGCATTTTATCATATAATTGCAATAAGTTTTGCCTATTTGGTCGTGAgttttgttgatatatatatatataaatatatttcttCCCTCGTGTTGTTGCAGGTGCTACAGTCTGAGATTTAAGTAATGGCCTGGTTTCCTAGAAATGTGTTTTTGTTATTGctatgtaaaataatttttcaaggaCCATGTGGATTAggttttcttgtatttgaaCTATTGGGTATGTATTTATGTTTTGTGACTTTCTTCTATGTTTTCACTTTAGTGTATGATGGAAGTTTGGCGCATGATAATGTATGgacaattttttgttctttcgtCAATTTGGGAATGGACTCTATCATCTCAAATTTGGatcctaaattttaaaaacacatgaTGGTTACCCATTTTTTGGGCGTTTGGAGTTTATACCGAATGTGGATTtcatggaaaaataaaattaggaaaaaatacattGTACCCTTCAATGTTTCAcctctttttcaattttgcttccaaagtgaaaaaaaaattgcaatgcatcccaaccaagttttaaaattttttaatgttaCCATTTGTTACTTAAGTCCGTCATTTTCTGCGGAAAAAGACCCACGTGTGACGCACGTAAGTTTTTAAAAGCAATTATTCCTGAaatattcctttaaaaaatcaattttcttttttaaaaaaaaacgactaaaaataaaataaaatttgggaagTGTCTCAGCCACCCCATTCAGCCTGCTTGGGAGTGGCGAACAACCCCCGTTTGGCCTAGGGgctggctcagccacccctattCGGCCAACTTGGGGGTGATTGGGTGGGCCACCGTGGCTTTGGCCGCCCCCATTTGGCCCCatgggttcggccacccccatgcgCCACCCACAGGCTGGCCGAGTGGTGGTAGCTGGATATTTCGAGAAGAATTGCTTTTAAAACCCACGTGCGTCTATTTCCATAAAAAAGGATGAACTTAAGTAATTGATGGgtaacattgaaattttttaaaacttggttggggtgcattgcaattttttttttcactttggaggcaAGATTGAAGAAGAGGTGAAACATTTGGGCGGGGGAGGGGGTAAAGCGTAGTTGTCCtagaaaattatgataaaactttgaattttttctcGTAACCAAATCCTAAATTTGCATATGAATTTGTAGTGAAAACAAAAACTAGAACAAATTTGCTTCAAACAAATTTAGGTTATGATTCACACTACAAATAAGTCCCTTTGTAGAACAATCAAACCATTTGAAGAACTTGAAGCAACATGATTTCAATGGCTGTTTCTTAGGCCATGTGCAGTTCTACattcattttatgaaaataaaatgagatattagagtctatttttttttttttttttttgatgattccTCTTTGCCTTTATattgtcaatatatttttattaaaataagtggGGGATTGTTGGtgtattttaacaaaaaaataattattttcataaaatgacAAAATGATAATTAACTCTAGTTGTAACTTAAAAACATTTGTGTTTATGTAAGGGTGCTTTGTAATTCTTGAAGTATTGTACGAGTGTAGAATggaaagaaagatatatatatatatatatatatatatatgatatgtccAAATATTATGTGACATAAAATGTGAGTCATACGGggagattattttattttgagggCAAAGCAGAGTATTTATTCGGTGAACCTTTTCTTCTATGGTATAGTACTGTAGACCTATGGAGCCTACAGCGAAATCATATTTCAGTATATCTATTATATTGATTTCTATAATTATTCATCTAAAACAATAATTTtgaattgttattatttttttagagattGTTGAATATATTATGAATAATTGAATTATTTGCAgtgtattttattaaaataaaaaataaaaaatgttgagACCAAAATTTTGATAGAGGACAGGAGCTCTGTTTTTGTGCACAGTAAACACGTGGGGTGACCATGCCGCGCCTCAAGTTGAGACCAACATTTTCTtcactcaaaacccaaaacaagttTTTCTCCAAGCAAATTAAGCAAATATATATAGGAAACATAAAAAGAACATTGAAAGTAAAGTGGAGAAGAAGTAAAGGTCAATTTCGTGTTTCGTTTCTCATTTATGTGGGTGGGGACGAACCCAAAGTGGGTGACGAAAATTCATATGCGCATTAGAATTTTGATTGTTTCTAATAAACTGCATGCATGACACATTGAAAAGTACAAGGTGGACTTTTCATGGAGGCCGATTATGAAGAACAATTCATATATATGCGCGCAATAGACGACTCTAACAAGGTGGCGCATTTGCTATAAATGGGATCCCATGCTCGTGCTCTCCTCCATCCATCCTTCTTCTCGATCTCTACTCTAACTTCTACCCAATTACCTCAATTGCATATATTCTCGGTCTCTGCCTGTCAATTTTCTGTAACTGAGCTGGTGTCTTTATTGAAACAAGATAAATTCTGGGGTTCATCTGAAAAGAAACAGAGCATGGCTTCTACTAATTGTATTTGTATCTGCTTGATTCTTGCTATGTTTTTGTTTCTGTCAAACACGGAATGTGAAGCACACCTATCGTCTGCGTTTTACGACAACACATGTCCAAAAGCACTTAGTACGATCCGGACAGCTATCAGGACAGCCGTCTCTCGTGAGCGCAGAATGGCAGCATCCCTCATTCGGCTCCATTTTCACGACTGTTTTGTTCAGGTAATTAACCTTAACTAAAATGTGTAAAAGTTTCCACGCCAAGTTTTCGACAGACTAAATTTAACACTATGAGTCATTTGTTTGCAGGGTTGTGATGCATCAATCTTGCTTGATGATGCTCCTTCAATATCGAGCGAGAAAAAAGCTGTAAACAATGACAACTCAGTCAGAGGATACAATGTCATAGAGGATGTCAAATCCCAAGTGGAAAGCATTTGTCCTGCCACTGTATCATGTGCAGATATTGTTGCAGTTGCCGCTCGCGACGCATCTGTTGCTGTGAGTATACTAGGAAATTAATTTGTTGACCTTAAATGAAATGTAATTATCGTCTAATTAGTAATTGATGAACTTTCTGCGTTCACAATCAGGTGGGTGGACCGACATGGACGGTCAAGCTTGGAAGAAGAGACTCCACAACAGCAAGCCGTAGCCTAGCTGAGAGCAACCTTCCAAGGTTTACAGACAACCTTGAGAGCCTAATATCCTTGTTTGGTAACAAAGGTTTGAATGAAAGAGACATGGTTGCGCTTTCAGGTTTGAGCCTAATTACTCTATGATCATGACATATACTAAAAGAAgtaataatattatcatgtCAAGATAATTAAGCGCGACACGGCTAAATGCTAAATGTCTTCATGAAAATGTACAGGAGCACATACAATTGGCCAAGCAAGTTGCCGGACCTTCCGTGATAGGATTCACAGCAATGCAAGTGATATCGACGCTGGGTTTGCTAGCACTAGAAAGCGCAGGTGTTCTGATCTTGATGGAGATAGCGATGGGAATCTAGCGCCGCTTGATTTGGTGACTCCCAATTCTTTTGATTATAACTACTTCAAGAATCTCATTCAGAAGAAGGGCCTGCTACAATCTGATCAAATACTCTTTAGTGGAGGATCCACAGACAGCATTGTTACAGAGTATAGCAAGAGCAGCTCAACTTTCCCGGCAGACTTTGCAGCTGCCATGTTAAAGATGGGAGATATTGATCCTACCACTGGTTCTGAAGGGCAGATACGAAAATTTTGTAATGTTGTCAACTAATTAAATTGTGTGTTATGAGCCTACTTCATAGAGATTGTATTTTGTGATTGAAACTATTGTTTTGACACTTCAAGTGGTCAATTTATCCTACTTCAAGATTATGAGTAATCTGATGATCTATTCAATACTGTAATCTAGTTTAAATCACCACAAAAAAAATGACACTTGCAGGTTGCCACGTGTATCGGACCCATACACGTGACAAGCTGTTATACACGTGTAAATGGCCACGTGTGTGCGACGTGGCAGATCCGGTTGTTACGAAATGCACAACCTGCCACGTGCCCACCAAATACATGTGGCCAATGTGCCACGTGTATCTCAGTACACGTGTCTGCCTGTCAGCCACGTGTACTACACATGCGGCTGACATGTCAGCTGCATGTACTaagatacacgtgtctgacaCGTCAATCATGTGGATTTAATCCACGTGGCATGTCGGCCACGTGAacattaatacacgtggcagacAGATGAAAACGTGTATTACAATGCACGTTGCCGATTGTTGCCACGTGGATTACAATACATCTGGCAACAGTCGGCCGCTGTggcacaattttattttattttttctaaaactatcacaaaattcattttacccaaaaatttcacaaaaatattagaagaacatttaaaatttaccgcaaacacaaaatcaaaatacaaaaatcaataatttgaaaattatgtACTAATAAACGTGTTTGTACTAATAAATTATGTACacaaatcaaattacacaatgAACATGTTTGTTACTAACAAAACATAAACGAACAGAATATCTACTAAGCTGAAGACCGTCTCTGCTGATCACGATCTCCCGTAGTAGGCTTGTGCTCGCCAACGGGCGATTGCTGCGCGAGGGATGGTGTAGCGAGCGATGGTGTCCCAACGGGAGAGTACTGgagatacacgtgtctaacACGTCAGCCGCGTGGATTTAATCCACGTGGCATGTCGGCCACGTGAacattaatacacgtggcagacAGATGAAAACGTGTATTACAATGCACGTTGCCGACTATTGCCACGTGGATTACAATACATGTGGCCACAGTCGGCTGCTGGAAATTTGCCACGTggcacaattttatttatttattttattttttctaaaactattataaaattcattttacccaaaaatttcacaaaaatattagaagaacatttaaaatttaccgcaaacacaaaatcaaaatacaaaaatcaataatttgaaaattatgtACTAATAAACGTGTTTGTACTAATAAATTATGTACacaaatcaaattacacaatgAACATGTTTGTTACTAACAAAACATAAATGAACAGAATATCTACTGAGCTGAAGATCGTCTCTGCTGATCACGATCTCCCGTAGTAGGCTTGTGCTCGCCAACGGGCGATTGCTGTGCGATGGATGGTGTAGCAGGCGATGGTGTCCCGACAGGAGAGTGCTGGAGATACACGTGTTTGACACGTCAGCCGCGTGGATTTAATCCACGTGGCATGTCGGCCACGTGAacattaatacacgtggcagacAGATGAAAACGTGTATTACAATGCACGTTGCCGACTATTGCCACGTGGATTACAATACATGTGGCCACAGTCGGCTGCTGGAAATTTGCCACGTggcacaattttatttatttattttattttttctaaaactatcataaaattcattttacccaaaaatttcacaaaaatattagaagaacatttaaaatttaccgcaaacacaaaatcaaaatacaaaaatcaaaaatttgaaaattatgtACTAATAAACGTGTTTGTACTAATAAATTATGTACacaaatcaaattacacaatgAACATGTTTGTTACTAACAAAACATAAATGAACAGAATATCTACTGAGCTGAAGATCGTCTCTGCTGATCACGATCTCCCGTAGTAGGCTTGTGCTCGCCAACGGGCGATTGCTGCGCGAGGGATGATGTAGCGGGCGATGGTGTCCCGACGGGAGAGTGCTGGCTCAACTgtcgtccaataggcgacaacggatcaatcgttgtcgcattacctgcaagtaatgaaaacaattaaaaaaatatagtaattatatgcaaattttctcaaataatcaaaacaattaaaaataagcagtttacacaatattaatcatacctgcagaaACACTACAAACAGACGACGTATTACCTCCGTTTACAGGTGGAGACTACTGAGCACCTGGGCTCACATGCGATACTCCCGTAGAGGTGAGGATCACCTCGAgttgtcgcatgcgctgctccaaggcgtcattcatctctctctcagccCGTAGCAACGTCTCCATTGTCGCCATCCTCCTGTCATGTGAGACCCAGTCCCGAGATGTGCCCTGAGATGACCCCCCTTGTGAGCGAGCCCGATATGAGAAACACGTCTCACGTATCGGAGTAACGTTCAggccaacctgccgaaccctccctgcgtACTCAAGCCTCCCCAACACTtgttcgtacgcgtcgttcgatgcccaacgcaccgtgtcatCTGACACGCTCTGAGTTGCGGTaggatcactggataaattctgtgtcatcctctcctgtacgtcgtcaacataaaatacacaaaaattCAATATGTACTTTATCACATACATAACTtataaatattagtaaaatagatcagtagcatacacATAAGACTCGTGTACGTTCGTTAAGGTAAGTGTCGTCCTTCCTAGTGTGCATCTTCACGAACGACTCAGctcgagtggggggcgtgccaaaTGAAGATGCCAGTCGCAAtccaattgaaataaataacaaatagtaatataaatttaatgtaaaaaaaaaaaaaaaacatttggacacaaatattataacatctacatatatttgttcatacctcatcgtgattaaatctggcataacttttagatcccaaACAAAGGGGGAGGTCGTTCTGCTCCCGCATCTGCTTCATCCGTTCACATATCGCCTACGCAAATTAAATGAACAGTTAtgaaaaatacacaacattAATAGTAATATATTCAAATACCTACATACCTTTTTCTGCTCAGTACAATTATCCCTCAGCAGGTCCTCCACTTTTGTTCtgtcatacttctcaaaaactgCATTAGGCACTCTTGCACGTATACTCTCGGGCTTGTCATTGTCTCGAATATCTAgcgattttttaaattttgacttCCACGAATGGTGCTTACATCCAATATCAGCCCATGCATATGTATGTGGGACTCGCTCCTCACAAGCATGCCCGTAGCACAcctaaaacgattgcaggcttgtcctacgggttgtgttgcagcattgtattgcaacacaaccttcttccctctcgggagcacccaattcctCACCGGGTCCCTAATCATCTCATAAATAGATGCTCCCTTCTGGATTGTACCCTATTCAAagaatataaaacatttaatttaatatactaaaaaactaattatataatttaatttatgttattttcaaacttaatattaaacttaaatttaatattatgggtttcaatgatgtataaatatgtacttaccgaATCTGGTCAGTCTGTATACGCTGGGTCACTGGGTAGCCTGCATGCTCTTCGCTAATCCCTTCCTCCGGGGGAGGATGCTGATCGtcatctgaaagcatatcctggggACTTTCGAGGGCCAATTGATTAGGACCCAACATCGCAAAGTCCCCCTCAGGGGGCATCTGGGTTTCCCCCAGATCTAGCCCCTGACTCTCCCCAGAAAGTGGCATCTGGGTCTCCCCCGAAGTTGGAGCCTGGCTCACCCCAGGCGCAGGGCCCTAGCTCTCTCCCGGTGGCAGCATCTATCTCACCCCCATAGCCGGTATCTGCCTCTCCCCCGGCTGTGGCAGTGGAAACCTATCATCCTGTGTCTCACTGTCAGATCCACATGGCGTAGGTCTAGTATAGGTATATGGAAAGTACAGCAAATTAGCCCAATGTGGGCTGATCCCATCATGACCCTCTCGCGCCCACCATCGAGTCACATGACCCGGTGAGGTCATCCCCATCTGCGAGAACATTGGTGGCACCAATATGGAGAACAATAATATCCAGCTGAGTTGGtttgcccgtgatctgacgggGTCATCCCCGCCGTAGCCGGTAGGATTGGTCTATAAACGGCATTTGGGTGGTGTGGCCGCGGCACAGTATGCAGTGACGCCTGAGTTATGGACGTGGTCATGGAGGGCATGGGTAGGCGTGGTGCCCAATGTGCACAAGGAGGAAATCTCTGATCCATCGGTACCTGCAAACaatgtataaaaattattaaagacgttactaaaattatatattagtaaggaacatgcaaattatacaatgagatttattaaaattatgcaATGATCagatttattaattattatatgttacaaattataaatgtatatttagtttaagcgaattgtaccaacaatgaATATAGCACTCATTCAACgagagcttcaatcggatcaatgtcgggcctgtcgtgctcaaattcatcattcatatcgtGTAGGTCAGTAGTGGCTaatacgagcggtacgcactcgtGATAGGTTGCACTTGCgtcattactcccttccccctgaccaacgtcATACACGTTTCACGGTTTAGTCCTCAcgacacaaacccaatttgggttccttccatcttcaaCGTAAAATACTTGGTCTACTTGAGATGTCAGCATGTAAGGCTCATCAGTAATcggttctcccctgtggacgaggtgattgaagttgacaaacactaggccataatcGTCTATTATGAATCCCCTGTTTATCGTgggtgaaaaatgaaattgacttctaaaacaaataacaagtgtgtgcacacaatgtgttaacaaaataatgcagaaaataaataacacaagattttcgttaacgaagtggaaactcaaaatgagaaaaaccacttcggggcagccaaacctaggatatccactatttagaacacaagactagatacaagatagtaacactcacatacccctaatgcagtggtcgtacttgctctctaacgtgtaatccaacacgaacgcctcccaaccaggtctcttacctcaaggggtcttcaataaaatcctttaccttagggtcgacccctaagatagacttcagtttaagtgcatcaacagcacacacaacaacagctctagagagaacaaatcagctcaataacctcacaaaataactctctaagctctaatggaattcaataccaaattcttgcagttctcaagcataggggcctctatttataggctgaggactcaaataagcatctggcttgataaagctgggtgccgtccggacagtggtcatgggccgttcggacggacaactgtgcgatcaaaattatgagatttttgctgaaaatctttcctgtttgagagctgcgtccggacggtgaggtactatcgtccggacggtcgcatgtccgctgcaagtaatttccttataaaggttTCGCAtgtccggaccaggaggatggccgtccggacgggtgatctgctgcacgcaatttccatatctgtcatacgcgtgtccggaccatggaagatcggcgtccgaacggttgagtttgaattgcgaacttgccttaagaagtagcacgtccggacggttgcagcaatcttcccataattgctttttggaaagaaaatctgaatcTTGATTGAACATTGAGggtcgtctggacgggctgctgagttgtccggacggatgcaagctagaacagaagcttctcgatacagaggaGTGTCTGGATGGAAAACCACATCTTCCgaatggatgatgctttagtctgaagaacgtccggacggtatgtctcgtcgtccggatgacTGAAGCTTTGGACAACTGGGCGTCtggatgggatgacacgtcgtccggacggctgacaaggaaccgaaatctctgacttgcaaacagtgcaaAATCTTCTGAAGCATTTCTGAATAACAAAaaccctgttaaaaagcatctttacatataagtgattttgtccaatcaaaatgtagccaatcacaacctaacaatggggtccgcccaattgcacttgaataggacgtacgtagtcctgtcatagtactcgacctcaactatatcgattaactgcccgtagtacgtttcgccttcaactgttggcacacatacgccgctgttctgggTCCTCCtacccacatcatgggcaagcatGTGAAACAGTTtgccatttaccacgtacctgttatacttgaTTGCTGTCTCCTTCAACCATCTCCAAtgcataaccaatttgtggTCCAATTCCTCCCTAtgttgatcgtccaggccatcaacctatgttataatttcaaatattaaagaCCACATTGTACATGTGGGGCATGTAATTCCTATCTTAAATTACACTGCATAAATACTATATACAAAAATACCAtcatttccttacatatgcacagtaccattcgcagaactactcatgatgttgggcttcaataagagcgtccgtaatgcgacccctagtgcatgatcgcctaagcgcgtttttgtgcatcctacattcagtggatataattatgtactaattattattaataattgtaTTTGAATCGTGTTAAATctgtaaacactacttacatccgcaaatggaggaactcttcagagttgaacataATATAACGGTGAATCTGGTTCATTGCCAACCGGTTTAGGCTAACTCTCATTCCCGCCCCCTTTGAACCATCAGGATTTTTCTGAGGTCTGTGgtggaaggttggtgcgttatctagatacctcgaacagaacgttaccagttcggtcgctatgtaaccctccgcaatgcaaccctcaggagccgctttatttcgcacattagacttgaaacccccaaggctcctggtgtacacacatgcaCATCAAGACATTTTCAGTTTGTCCAACCAAAtacatcaaaataattaatatatatatatatattctctaattttacctctctgtcgggtacatccacctatactgcacTGGTCCGCTGAGTCTACACTcacgcacaagatgcacgaccaagtggatcatgctggtaaaaaaccctgaaggaaatacctgttccaacttgcacaaactgatacagacgtcaccctacagtcggtccatctcatcttgtgttagcttggttgagcatatgcctctgaaaaatgcagaCATCtgcacaagaggtctaaccactttatccGGCAGTGACTGgcgcaatgcaattgggagaagctgttgcatcagtacgTGGCTATTATGGCTCTTCAACCCCAAAATTGTACGTTCCTTGAGCCAAACACACAGTGAAATGTTTGTGGCATATCCGTCTGcgactctcacatttcgaagaacctttagaaaactttctttgtcctccctagacatcgtgtgacaagctGCGGGCATATATGTCTTACCATTTGCGActgtgaacggatgcaatttaaGTCttaaccccatttcctgcaagttcagccgagctgccaggttgtccttcgtttttcctttgatgtcgaaaatagtgccaagtatattgtccatgacatttttttctatgtgcatgacatcaagattatgccgaagcaaattgtctttccagtatggcaatctgaagaaaatacttttcttcttccacacaacatcatcagaaCTTGTTGCACCCGTCTttcgcttcttccgtttcttcttacccgtgttctcatccccaaatgcaattccgtccaactgttggaggatctcatTCCCGCATGGCACATTT carries:
- the LOC133864942 gene encoding lignin-forming anionic peroxidase-like, which produces MASTNCICICLILAMFLFLSNTECEAHLSSAFYDNTCPKALSTIRTAIRTAVSRERRMAASLIRLHFHDCFVQGCDASILLDDAPSISSEKKAVNNDNSVRGYNVIEDVKSQVESICPATVSCADIVAVAARDASVAVGGPTWTVKLGRRDSTTASRSLAESNLPRFTDNLESLISLFGNKGLNERDMVALSGAHTIGQASCRTFRDRIHSNASDIDAGFASTRKRRCSDLDGDSDGNLAPLDLVTPNSFDYNYFKNLIQKKGLLQSDQILFSGGSTDSIVTEYSKSSSTFPADFAAAMLKMGDIDPTTGSEGQIRKFCNVVN
- the LOC133864625 gene encoding protein TILLER ANGLE CONTROL 1 yields the protein MKIFNWVHRRFHHTVLKDGLAGNVKTTESTTNGIDKQALLKQVALVDVLDGWGDGILTIGTFGLDPLKPFNQQKEYLILQSEEEDEEAEVEQDSVDGGDGSNDNVEHEELDPLMFTTYGHNFEDFESNPDHHDNVPRPDVIMTVDGVSLTPFMGSAEPSVQLDEEGERKKKKGERITLADLFLADADVKGKLDPDKSLPDSGKTPVLRTKNGLSFAKKFIPRVKEDSRPIKNLQRLVKRMLKRKIHPEFDVKMQKSDGQKPGAVGLITNGEHGASDSATLLSTQGATV